A single region of the Sorghum bicolor cultivar BTx623 chromosome 7, Sorghum_bicolor_NCBIv3, whole genome shotgun sequence genome encodes:
- the LOC8077846 gene encoding uncharacterized protein LOC8077846 produces the protein MSPEEVTSIDKRIKELLEIMQSSWESRQEFLHRKQKKLESRIEQVQQMARACGASEQTDLWPYVMDIACSKSATKFFMASDPAGRLKLVKHYAEFEDFGGSQPRGIRRKPLLKRDAELDEVVSEDEWEDQFFKLVLDKINNAVGFSHGTSCREVPPGGPVRLPYSKGKQVSSSRPPKRSKSTS, from the exons ATGAGCCCAGAAGAAGTTACGTCCATTGACAAGAGAATAAAAGAACTTCTGGAGATTATGCAGAGCAGCTGGGAATCTAGGCAGGAATTTCTCCATCGTAAGCAGAAGAAACTGGAAAGCAGGATTGAGCAAGTGCAGCAGATGGCTAGGGCGTGTGGTGCAAGTGAACAAACCGATTTGTGGCCATATGTGATGGATATCGCCTGTTCCAAAAGTGCGACCAAGTTCTTCATGGCGTCCGACCCGGCTGGAAGGTTGAAACTCGTTAAGCACTATGCCGAGTTCGAGGATTTTGGTGGATCACAGCCACGTGGCATCCGACGCAAACCACTCCTAAAG AGGGATGCAGAACTTGATGAGGTTGTTTCTGAAGATGAATGGGAGGACCAATTTTTTAAACTGGTCCTAGATAAAATTAACAATGCAGTTGGTTTCAGCCACG GTACTTCATGTAGGGAAGTACCACCTGGTGGACCGGTCCGGTTACCTTACTCAAAAGGGAAGCAAGTATCATCTTCAAGACCTCCAAAACGCAGCAAAAGCACATCGTAG
- the LOC8080606 gene encoding uncharacterized protein LOC8080606, with the protein MIPSGSSLQIDACIVSWLYSTVSKEIWNDVYRPNNTALAAWTAITGQFLDNSLQQAVYLQQEFHSLFQGDLSVGEYCGRLKRLADSLYDCGAAVSDQALVINTLRGLNNKFSQAIAVLSTMTPPPSFLYTKSYLLQEETRIKHSHQMEAQTALLAAGSAAGQPVSSNAGTKSTPAPPTLPPAPAVQSGSGGDRRKKRKADNRNRQGASSTPAASAAPPPPQWTSPYNPWQGVVQAWPLNSWRPGVLAPRPIAAPPSAMAALAAQQDPGTIPPGLYTALNGMSLNTPSGGGSSDWFLDTGATSHMASHPGSTNQDGYPPM; encoded by the exons ATGATCCCGAGTGGCTCCAGCCTCCAGATCGATGCTTGCATCGTGTCGTGGCTCTACTCCACGGTGTCCAAGGAGATCTGGAATGACGTCTACCGGCCGAACAACACCGCCCTCGCCGCCTGGACAGCCATCACCGGGCAATTCCTCGACAACAGTCTTCAACAGGCGGTATACCTTCAGCAGGAGTTTCATAGCCTGTTCCAAGgcgatctgtccgttggcgagtACTGCGGCCGTCTCAAGCGGCTCGCCGACTCGCTCTACGACTGTGGcgccgccgtctccgaccaggcGCTCGTCATCAACACGCTGCGCGGACTGAACAACAAATTCAGTCAAGCCATCGCCGTGCTCTCCACCATGACGCCGCCGCCCTCGTTCCTCTACACCAAGTCCTACTTGCTGCAGGAGGAGACCCGCATCAAGCACTCCCATCAGATGGAGGCGCAGACGGCTCTCCTCGCCGCCGGGAGCGCCGCTGGGCAACCCGTCTCCTCCAATGCCGGCACCAAGTCTACACCGGCTCCTCCAACGCTCCCACCTGCCCCTGCCGTGCAATCCGGTAGTGGTGGTGACCGCCGTAAAAAGCGGAAGGCGGACAACCGCAATCGTCAGGGTGCATCTTCGACTCCTGCCGCCTCCGCTGCTCCACCTCCGCCGCAGTGGACGTCGCCGTACAACCCGTGGCAGGGCGTGGTCCAGGCTTGGCCGCTCAACTCGTGGCGTCCTGGCGTTCTTGCGCCTCGTCCAATTGCTGCTCCCCCGTCCGCCATGGCGGCCCTTGCCGCACAGCAAGACCCGGGCACCATACCGCCGGGGCTCTACACGGCGCTCAACGGGATGTCTCTGAACACtcccagcggcggcggcagcagcgacTGGTTCCTCGACACAGGCGCTACCTCCCACATGGCGTCGCACCCCG GATCTACGAACCAAGATGGCTATCCTCCGATGTGA
- the LOC8080607 gene encoding uncharacterized protein LOC8080607, translated as MSSPPTMSTTADADADYHTSDGSVMPDVLAKGREACYKARDAFYACVEKHADKKPTEIATMGLLYPADCKKSRANYVSNCRPTWVKHFDRQYCSKKRVQRLLDGDEDRRGPISLPQPYTFKQ; from the exons ATGTCTTCGCCGCCGACGATGTCTACCACCgcggacgccgacgccgactacCACACCTCCGACGGATCCGTCATGCCCGACGTCCTCGCCAAGGGCCGCGAGGCCTGCTACAAG GCACGGGATGCCTTCTACGCGTGCGTCGAGAAGCACGCGGACAAGAAGCCCACCGAGATCGCCACCATGGGACTCCTCTACCCCGCCGACTGCAAGAAGTCCCGCGCCAACTACGTCAGCAACTGCCGTCCCACCTGG GTGAAGCACTTCGACCGGCAGTACTGTTCCAAGAAGCGGGTGCAGAGGCTGCTCGACGGCGATGAGGACCGCCGGGGCCCCATCTCGCTACCCCAGCCCTACACCTTCAAGCAATAG